The genomic DNA GTCCGCAAGGTGATTTGCGGCGCGAAAAGCCGGCCCTGTATCCACGTGCTACATGGCGGCTGCAAATGTTGATGGGGTAGAAAGAGCGCGGTTTATCGGTGGCGGCGGCAAGAGCGGTGGCCTGCTCTCTCCTCGCACACGATTCCTGTACTCCTGAGTGCCCTATACAACCAGCCCGCGTAGCCTGATTGCCCGGAACGGGAACTTTGAGTCAAATAGGCTCGCCCTATGGATTAAGACAGGGCGCGCGTGTTACTAAAGTAATCCGCCGAACGTAGCCAGAATGAGGCCGCAGGATTAGAGGAGAGTTGGAAGAAAATTAGAACTTCTCAGAATCAGTGATTTTTTTGATGTAAGCCATAGCTTTGAACTATGAACGCCGATCTTGAGTTTTAAATGGCAGCCATAGGAAGAAGAGATGGCCACTCTACCTTCGCGACAATACCACTAATAGCTTTCGATTATGGCAATACTAAGCAGTTTGGCTTTCGATTGCACCGCCATGAATAGCTGTTCAGCCTTCAGAATCTTGCTGAGTAAGCTACACGGCGGTGCAAACATAAAGTTTCTTTATTGCAGCTCAATATCGCCTGACCCGGTGTGAATATCCAGCAGGACGCCGCCATTTCCCACTTTGCCTTGAATATGGTTCTTGGCCAGGGTGCCCTGTGTTGTTACCTGATGGCTATTGAGCTTCAGCGTTCCTGAAGAAGTTCGGGCGTCAATGTTGAACGAGGCCTGCGTCGGGACTTTAAGGGTAATATTGCCGGAGCCGGCGCCCAGCCGCCAGTCAGAGGTGGGTTCGCCTTGAGCCTGGATATTACCGCTGCCTGCATCGGCGCGCAGTCCGCCTTTAACGCCATCCAGTCTGATGTTGCCCGATCCTGTCTGGGCCTTCGCGCTGCCACCCCCGCTTTGCCGCACTTCAATGTCGCCACTGCCAGTGTTTACGAATACATCGCCAGCGATATCGTTGGCGCGAATGTTGCCGCTGCCGGTGTTCGCATACAAAACGCCCTTGATTGAATTGATCTTCAGATCTCCGGAACCTGAACTGACTCGCGTTTCACCGGAAATGCGATCCACCGTCACGTTGCCGGACCCGGTTTTCGCTGTCATCGGCAATTGCAGGCCGCTGATGGTCTGGTCGCCGGAGCCAGTGTGCGAAGTAAGCCGCGTTTGCGCTGGAACGGTAACGTCGTAATCAATGGAAATATTTCTGCTCAGGTCACGCTCCTCAAACCTGCCAATATGGATGATATTGCCGGTCTGCACGATGGGCGGATTCTGTTCAATCTTGTGAATTCGCTCGTCGATGTTGCCGCTGCCAAACAGCCATGAAGTGCCGTTATTGCCATGGATTTTGGCCGTCACTGAAACTGTTCCCGGCCCGCCCTGGTGAACGTTGATGTTGCCCGAGCCGGAAGTTACTTCCAGTTCCACCGTCCCGCTCACCTGCAGGGTACGTTCAAAATGCCCGGTCGTGGCGGCGTTCAGCGGAAGCACAGCCAGTACGGACGCACAAATCCCCAGCGTCAGAAATTTCACTGATTTCATGTTTGCCTCCAAATTTCAAAATCAGGGTTATTGCAGGATGACCTGCTGGCCTTCATTCAGGCCGGAAAGCAACTCGGTCTTGGATCCGTTGGAAATCCCTACAGTCACAGGCAATTTCTTGCGTCCATCCTTTGCGCTTGGTTCGGGCACCTCAACGGAAGCCTTGCGATCTTTGTCGTAAATCAGCGCGCCTTCGGGAACCATAAGAATTCCCTTATGTTCTTCCAGCAGGATTTCGGCATTGGCCGTCATTTGCGACTTCAACTCGCCCTTGGAGT from Terriglobia bacterium includes the following:
- a CDS encoding DUF4097 domain-containing protein — encoded protein: MKSVKFLTLGICASVLAVLPLNAATTGHFERTLQVSGTVELEVTSGSGNINVHQGGPGTVSVTAKIHGNNGTSWLFGSGNIDERIHKIEQNPPIVQTGNIIHIGRFEERDLSRNISIDYDVTVPAQTRLTSHTGSGDQTISGLQLPMTAKTGSGNVTVDRISGETRVSSGSGDLKINSIKGVLYANTGSGNIRANDIAGDVFVNTGSGDIEVRQSGGGSAKAQTGSGNIRLDGVKGGLRADAGSGNIQAQGEPTSDWRLGAGSGNITLKVPTQASFNIDARTSSGTLKLNSHQVTTQGTLAKNHIQGKVGNGGVLLDIHTGSGDIELQ